The following proteins are encoded in a genomic region of Deltaproteobacteria bacterium:
- a CDS encoding DNRLRE domain-containing protein — LRINVTGVGQHPVHSVKLHLQVASATGSNSNSGGQMHAVSDCSWGEKTITWKNQPAMGPVLSTAGKCGLKQPVEFDVTSAIHGDGVYCFALDSTSTDNVNYNSREATTGKPSVALEVEPDCGCGPAQVPTTTTTTTPAPGATTTTTLVTAGPVGTVLADTYVQSDLPTTNFGTKPQIFVDNGTATNPGTIGVQHTFLRVSVSGVGASLVTGAHLKLQVANVTNSGSVTGGTIHAITNCSWDEHTMTWNTQPAIDGPALATLGACATGQVVDFDVSPAIPGDGVYCFAIDTTSTDSAIYNSREGSGVPPALEVHATP; from the coding sequence CCTGCGCATCAACGTGACCGGCGTCGGTCAACATCCGGTCCACTCGGTCAAGCTGCATCTGCAGGTGGCGTCGGCGACCGGCTCCAACAGCAACTCCGGCGGGCAGATGCACGCCGTCAGCGACTGCTCGTGGGGTGAGAAGACGATCACCTGGAAGAACCAGCCTGCGATGGGCCCCGTGCTCTCGACGGCGGGCAAGTGCGGCTTGAAGCAGCCCGTCGAGTTCGACGTCACGTCCGCCATCCACGGCGACGGCGTCTACTGCTTCGCGCTCGACAGCACCTCGACCGACAACGTCAACTACAACTCCCGCGAGGCCACGACCGGCAAGCCGTCGGTCGCCCTCGAGGTGGAGCCCGACTGCGGCTGCGGGCCGGCTCAGGTGCCGACCACGACGACCACCACGACCCCGGCGCCGGGCGCCACCACCACGACCACGCTGGTGACCGCGGGGCCGGTGGGCACGGTCCTGGCCGATACCTACGTCCAGTCCGACCTGCCAACGACGAACTTCGGGACGAAGCCTCAGATCTTCGTGGACAACGGCACTGCCACGAACCCCGGCACCATCGGCGTGCAGCACACCTTCCTCCGCGTCAGCGTGAGCGGCGTCGGCGCGAGCCTCGTCACCGGCGCGCACCTGAAGCTCCAGGTTGCGAACGTGACCAACTCGGGAAGCGTCACGGGCGGGACCATCCACGCGATCACGAACTGCAGCTGGGATGAGCACACGATGACGTGGAACACCCAGCCGGCGATCGACGGACCGGCGCTGGCGACACTCGGCGCCTGCGCGACAGGTCAGGTGGTGGACTTCGACGTGAGCCCGGCCATCCCGGGCGACGGCGTCTACTGCTTCGCCATCGATACCACGAGCACCGACAGCGCGATCTACAATTCCCGCGAGGGGAGCGGGGTGCCTCCCGCCCTCGAGGTCCACGCCACACCGTAA
- a CDS encoding DNRLRE domain-containing protein, with protein sequence MRTLCAIVSVLGVCLLTKTAAAITTATCFTPLFGVGPVNPVHGFPDYYQDSTGLALQSCLDAVCGGAGFALPNPNLPLSFPDNFPVEIFYSRAIVKMTVGPMLATYVAALEGSFANGVQAVPGDQVVFSRIRVKILGAAPGGTYTVTHPYGVEVLQADSLGTVNFTQDSPRIPVGAAGPAAAFTPPITAGRVGPFLTALAPAPLPGLVGSPAANQTVIGSTCGTNFVRIEGPGFPAGGQQTDQFSTIIGKIAHVCGNGVVDLGEQCDDGNLAAGDCCSPTCQFEPAGQACANNPCISGSTCDGAAACVGGAPNTLPCNDGNACTTADTCAGGVCVGGPPPNCVDGNVCTTDTCDPATGCVNTPNTVPCDDLNPCTSGDTCAAGVCAGTPNTLSCDDGNACTTADTCAGGACAGGPPINCNDANVCTTDSCDPATGCVNAPNTLPCNDGNACTTADTCAGGACVGGPPPPCPPAVPAAAVTADAFVNSGSPTSNAGASTVLVADASPVKRTFLRINVTGTGTHPVTSAKLHLQVSSATGSNSLSGGQIHAISSCAWGERTITWNNQPPIDGPVLAAVGKVALKQGVEFDITPAIHGDGVYCFSIDTTSTDNVNYNSREATTGKPSVAITVAPDCGCGPVPVATTTTTTPVGATTTTTLATATAPVGTVLADTYVQSDLPTTNFGTKTLLFVDNGVASNPGTTGVQHTFLRVSVSGVGAQHVTAAHLQLQVSTATNANSVTGGTIHTISNCSWSETAMTWNTAPAIDGPALVTLGPVAIGQVADFDVTSAISGDGTYCFAIDTANTDSAIYNSREGSLQHPALVVQTAP encoded by the coding sequence ATGAGAACACTCTGCGCGATCGTGTCTGTGCTCGGAGTATGCCTTCTAACTAAGACCGCAGCCGCAATTACGACAGCAACTTGCTTCACGCCACTGTTCGGCGTGGGACCCGTCAATCCCGTGCACGGATTCCCTGACTACTATCAGGATTCGACGGGCCTCGCCCTGCAGTCGTGCCTGGATGCCGTCTGCGGCGGCGCCGGGTTCGCCCTCCCTAATCCGAACCTTCCACTTTCGTTCCCGGACAACTTTCCGGTCGAGATCTTCTACTCGCGGGCCATCGTCAAGATGACCGTCGGACCGATGCTCGCCACCTACGTAGCGGCCCTGGAAGGGTCCTTCGCGAACGGCGTCCAAGCCGTCCCGGGCGACCAGGTGGTGTTCAGCCGCATCCGCGTCAAAATCCTCGGTGCGGCGCCCGGCGGCACGTACACGGTCACGCACCCCTACGGGGTGGAGGTGCTGCAAGCAGATAGCCTGGGGACGGTGAACTTCACCCAGGACAGCCCTCGCATTCCGGTCGGGGCCGCGGGGCCGGCTGCCGCCTTCACGCCGCCGATCACCGCCGGTCGGGTCGGACCGTTCCTGACCGCACTGGCACCCGCGCCGCTGCCCGGCCTGGTCGGCAGTCCGGCCGCGAACCAGACGGTCATCGGCAGCACCTGCGGTACGAACTTCGTTCGGATCGAGGGTCCGGGCTTCCCCGCCGGTGGGCAGCAGACCGACCAGTTCAGCACGATCATCGGCAAGATCGCGCACGTCTGTGGCAACGGCGTCGTCGACCTCGGCGAGCAGTGCGACGACGGCAACCTCGCCGCGGGCGACTGCTGCTCGCCGACCTGCCAGTTCGAGCCGGCCGGCCAGGCCTGCGCCAACAACCCGTGCATCAGCGGCAGCACCTGCGACGGCGCCGCCGCCTGCGTGGGAGGCGCCCCGAACACGCTGCCCTGCAACGACGGCAACGCCTGCACCACGGCGGACACCTGTGCGGGCGGGGTCTGCGTCGGCGGCCCGCCGCCCAACTGCGTCGACGGCAACGTGTGCACGACCGACACGTGCGACCCGGCGACCGGCTGCGTGAACACGCCCAACACCGTGCCGTGCGACGATCTCAATCCCTGCACCTCCGGCGACACCTGCGCGGCCGGCGTGTGTGCCGGCACCCCGAACACCCTGTCCTGCGACGACGGCAACGCCTGCACGACGGCGGATACGTGCGCGGGCGGCGCCTGCGCGGGCGGGCCACCGATCAACTGCAACGATGCCAACGTGTGCACGACGGACTCGTGCGACCCGGCGACGGGCTGCGTGAACGCCCCGAACACCTTGCCGTGCAATGACGGCAACGCCTGCACGACCGCCGACACCTGTGCCGGCGGCGCCTGCGTGGGCGGCCCGCCGCCCCCCTGCCCACCGGCGGTCCCCGCCGCAGCGGTCACGGCCGACGCCTTCGTGAACTCCGGCAGTCCCACCAGCAACGCCGGCGCGAGCACGGTCCTGGTGGCCGATGCGAGTCCGGTGAAGCGCACCTTCCTCCGCATCAACGTGACCGGGACCGGCACGCATCCGGTCACCTCGGCCAAGCTGCATCTGCAGGTATCCTCGGCAACCGGCTCCAACAGCCTCTCCGGCGGACAGATCCACGCCATCAGCAGCTGCGCGTGGGGCGAGCGCACGATCACCTGGAACAACCAGCCCCCCATCGACGGCCCCGTGCTCGCGGCGGTGGGCAAGGTCGCCTTGAAGCAGGGCGTGGAGTTCGACATCACGCCCGCCATCCACGGCGACGGTGTCTACTGCTTCTCGATCGACACCACCTCGACCGACAACGTGAATTACAATTCGCGCGAGGCCACGACGGGCAAGCCGTCGGTGGCGATCACGGTGGCGCCCGACTGCGGGTGCGGGCCGGTCCCGGTGGCAACCACGACCACGACCACACCCGTCGGTGCCACCACCACGACGACGCTCGCGACTGCAACGGCGCCGGTTGGCACCGTTCTCGCCGACACCTACGTCCAGTCGGATCTCCCGACCACCAACTTCGGCACCAAGACCCTCCTCTTCGTGGACAACGGCGTCGCCTCGAATCCCGGCACCACCGGCGTGCAGCATACCTTCCTCCGGGTCAGCGTCAGCGGCGTCGGCGCGCAACACGTCACCGCCGCCCATCTGCAGCTGCAGGTCTCCACGGCGACGAATGCAAACAGCGTCACGGGCGGGACCATCCACACCATCTCGAACTGCAGCTGGAGCGAGACGGCGATGACGTGGAACACGGCGCCGGCCATCGACGGGCCGGCCCTCGTGACGCTCGGCCCGGTGGCCATCGGTCAGGTCGCGGACTTCGACGTGACCTCGGCCATCTCGGGCGACGGCACGTACTGCTTCGCCATCGACACCGCCAACACCGACAGCGCGATCTACAACTCCCGCGAGGGCAGCCTGCAGCATCCGGCCCTCGTGGTCCAGACCGCGCCTTGA
- a CDS encoding Uma2 family endonuclease: MSNERRRATYEDLCKVPDHLVAEIIDGELFTSPRPALPHALASSMIGFALIGAFGGPPEGATAPGGWWILDEPELHLGEDVLVPDLAGWRRERLPAIPDAAALSLPPDWACEIVSPSTGALDRGRKMQVYAREWVGHLWIVDPGPRTVEVYRLEGGRWVVASTHAGSMAARAEPFDAVELDMSRWWRES; encoded by the coding sequence GTGAGCAACGAGCGGCGCCGGGCCACCTACGAGGACCTCTGCAAGGTGCCCGACCACCTCGTGGCCGAGATCATCGACGGCGAGCTCTTCACGAGCCCGCGGCCGGCGTTGCCCCACGCCCTGGCGTCTTCGATGATCGGCTTCGCGCTCATCGGGGCCTTCGGTGGCCCTCCCGAGGGCGCTACGGCTCCTGGCGGCTGGTGGATCCTGGACGAGCCGGAGCTGCACCTTGGGGAGGACGTCCTCGTTCCCGACCTCGCGGGCTGGCGACGCGAGCGGCTCCCGGCCATACCCGACGCGGCGGCGCTGTCGCTGCCCCCGGACTGGGCCTGCGAGATCGTCTCTCCCTCCACGGGTGCTCTCGACCGCGGCCGCAAGATGCAGGTGTACGCTCGCGAGTGGGTCGGGCATCTCTGGATCGTGGACCCGGGCCCGCGCACGGTCGAGGTCTACCGCCTCGAGGGCGGGCGCTGGGTCGTGGCGAGCACGCATGCCGGGAGTATGGCGGCGCGTGCCGAGCCGTTCGACGCGGTCGAGCTCGACATGAGCCGCTGGTGGCGCGAGTCGTAG